A stretch of Pseudomonas sp. LRP2-20 DNA encodes these proteins:
- the ftsA gene encoding cell division protein FtsA, producing MANAHSGKMIVGLDIGTSKVVALVGEVGEDGTLEIVGIGTHPSRGLKKGVVVNIESTVQSIQRAVEEAQLMAGCRIHSAFVGVAGNHIRSLNSHGIVAIRDREVSVADLERVLDAAQAVAIPADQRVLHTLPQDYVIDNQEGVREPLGMSGVRLEAKVHVVTCAVNAAQNIEKCVRRCGLEIDDIILEQLASAYSVLTDDEKELGVCLVDIGGGTTDIAIFTEGAIRHTAVIPIAGDQVTNDIAMALRTPTQYAEEIKIRYACALAKLAGAGETIKVPSVGDRPPRELSRQALAEVVEPRYDELFTLIQAELRRSGYEDLVPAGIVLTGGTAKMEGAVELAEEIFHMPVRLGVPHSVRGLSDVVRNPIYSTGVGLLTYGLLKQSEDMVLTGNSNSSSNSYGDEPKAPVLERFKRWVQGNF from the coding sequence ATGGCAAACGCGCATAGCGGCAAAATGATCGTCGGGCTGGACATCGGCACCTCCAAGGTGGTGGCGCTGGTGGGTGAAGTGGGCGAAGACGGCACCCTCGAAATCGTGGGCATCGGCACCCATCCGTCCCGCGGCCTGAAAAAAGGCGTGGTGGTGAACATCGAGTCGACCGTGCAGTCGATCCAGCGCGCAGTGGAAGAAGCCCAGCTGATGGCCGGCTGCCGCATCCACTCGGCGTTCGTCGGCGTGGCCGGCAACCACATCCGCAGCCTGAACTCTCACGGTATCGTCGCCATCCGCGATCGCGAGGTCAGCGTAGCCGACCTCGAGCGCGTGCTCGACGCCGCCCAGGCCGTGGCCATTCCGGCTGACCAGCGCGTGCTGCACACCCTGCCGCAGGACTACGTGATCGACAACCAGGAAGGCGTGCGCGAGCCGCTGGGCATGTCCGGCGTGCGTCTGGAAGCCAAGGTTCACGTGGTCACCTGCGCCGTCAACGCGGCGCAGAACATCGAGAAGTGCGTACGCCGCTGCGGCCTGGAAATCGACGACATCATCCTCGAGCAGTTGGCCTCGGCCTACTCGGTGCTGACCGATGACGAGAAAGAGCTGGGCGTGTGCCTGGTGGACATTGGTGGTGGCACCACCGACATCGCCATCTTCACCGAGGGCGCGATCCGCCACACCGCAGTGATCCCGATTGCCGGCGACCAGGTTACCAACGACATCGCCATGGCCCTGCGTACGCCGACCCAGTACGCCGAAGAAATCAAGATTCGCTACGCCTGCGCCCTGGCCAAACTGGCCGGCGCCGGCGAGACCATCAAGGTGCCGAGCGTGGGCGACCGCCCACCGCGCGAGCTGTCGCGCCAGGCCCTGGCCGAGGTGGTGGAGCCACGTTACGACGAGCTCTTCACCCTGATCCAGGCCGAGCTGCGCCGCAGCGGCTACGAGGACCTGGTGCCAGCCGGCATCGTCCTCACCGGCGGCACCGCGAAGATGGAAGGCGCCGTGGAACTGGCCGAAGAAATCTTCCACATGCCGGTACGCCTGGGCGTACCGCACAGCGTTCGGGGGCTGAGCGACGTGGTGCGCAACCCGATCTATTCCACCGGCGTGGGCTTGCTCACCTACGGCCTGCTCAAGCAGTCCGAGGACATGGTCCTGACCGGCAACAGCAACAGCAGCAGCAACAGCTATGGCGATGAACCGAAGGCTCCAGTGCTTGAACGCTTCAAGCGCTGGGTCCAGGGCAACTTCTAA
- a CDS encoding cell division protein FtsQ/DivIB, with translation MQGAMIRQQQPVTGRSKPVPRGASRLVADEPVSARLPRPSLGGLKRLLWPIVLVAAGFGAYEGAIRLMPYADRPITKIDVQGDLSYISQQSVQQRIAPYVAASFFSVDLTAMRAELEQMPWIAHAEVRRVWPDEVVIRLEEQLPVARWGDEALLNNQGQAFTPRELANYEHLPQLAGPQRAQQQVMQQYQVLSQMLRPLGFSIARLELRERGSWFLTTGASSAGPGIELLLGRDHLVEKMRRFIAIYDKTLKEQITNIARIDLRYANGLAVGWREPNAPTTAQPAVAKN, from the coding sequence ATGCAAGGCGCAATGATACGTCAGCAGCAACCCGTTACCGGCCGCAGCAAGCCGGTGCCGCGCGGTGCCAGCCGACTGGTGGCCGACGAGCCCGTATCGGCGCGCCTGCCGCGGCCCAGCCTGGGCGGCCTCAAGCGTCTGCTGTGGCCAATCGTGCTGGTGGCTGCAGGCTTCGGCGCCTATGAGGGCGCCATCCGCCTGATGCCATATGCCGACCGGCCGATCACCAAGATCGACGTGCAGGGCGACCTCAGCTACATCAGCCAGCAGTCGGTGCAGCAACGCATCGCGCCGTATGTGGCGGCGAGCTTCTTCAGCGTTGACCTCACGGCGATGCGTGCCGAGCTCGAGCAGATGCCGTGGATCGCCCACGCCGAAGTGCGCCGGGTGTGGCCGGATGAAGTGGTAATCCGCCTGGAAGAACAGCTGCCGGTGGCACGCTGGGGTGACGAGGCCCTGCTCAACAACCAGGGCCAGGCCTTCACCCCGCGCGAACTGGCCAACTACGAGCACCTGCCGCAGCTGGCCGGGCCGCAGCGCGCTCAGCAACAAGTCATGCAGCAATATCAGGTATTGAGCCAGATGCTGCGCCCCCTGGGCTTTTCCATCGCTCGCCTGGAGCTGCGCGAGCGCGGTAGCTGGTTCCTGACCACCGGCGCGAGCAGCGCAGGGCCAGGTATCGAGCTGCTGTTGGGGCGCGACCATCTGGTGGAGAAGATGCGCCGTTTCATTGCCATATACGACAAGACACTCAAAGAGCAGATCACCAATATCGCCCGCATTGATCTGCGTTACGCCAACGGACTTGCCGTTGGCTGGCGGGAACCGAACGCACCGACGACGGCCCAACCCGCCGTTGCGAAGAATTAG
- a CDS encoding D-alanine--D-alanine ligase codes for MTSAYEQLHSTLDVNAFGRVAVLYGGKSAEREVSLKSGAAVIDALTTAGVDVVGIDVGDDLLARLQSEKIDRAFIILHGRGGEDGSMQGLLECLGIPYTGSGILASALAMDKLRTKQVWQSLGIPTPRHAVLASERDCVAAGTELGFPLIVKPAHEGSSIGMAKVNSVEELVAAWKDAARYDSQVLVEQWIHGPEFTIAVLRGQVLPPIALGTPHVFYDYDAKYIANDTQYRIPCGLDSAKEQELIDLTARACDAIGIEGWGRLDVMQDEQGRFWLLEVNTAPGMTDHSLVPMAARAAGLDFQQLVLAILAESVATRG; via the coding sequence ATGACCAGCGCTTACGAACAACTGCACTCGACTCTGGACGTGAATGCATTCGGCCGCGTGGCCGTGCTGTACGGCGGCAAGAGCGCCGAGCGTGAAGTGTCGCTGAAGTCCGGTGCTGCGGTGATCGACGCATTGACCACGGCCGGTGTCGACGTGGTCGGCATCGATGTCGGTGACGACCTGCTGGCGCGTCTGCAGAGCGAGAAGATCGACCGTGCCTTCATCATCCTCCACGGCCGTGGCGGTGAGGACGGCAGCATGCAGGGCCTGCTCGAATGCCTGGGCATCCCCTACACCGGCAGCGGTATCCTCGCTTCGGCGCTGGCCATGGACAAACTGCGCACCAAGCAGGTGTGGCAGAGCCTGGGTATTCCGACCCCGCGCCACGCGGTGCTGGCCAGCGAACGCGATTGTGTTGCCGCCGGTACGGAACTGGGCTTCCCGTTGATCGTCAAACCGGCCCATGAAGGTTCCAGCATCGGCATGGCCAAGGTGAACAGCGTGGAAGAGCTGGTCGCCGCCTGGAAGGATGCCGCCCGTTACGATTCGCAAGTCCTGGTCGAGCAATGGATTCACGGCCCGGAGTTCACCATCGCCGTTCTGCGTGGCCAGGTGCTGCCGCCGATCGCCCTGGGTACTCCGCACGTGTTCTACGACTACGACGCCAAGTACATCGCCAATGACACCCAGTACCGCATCCCGTGCGGCCTGGACAGTGCCAAGGAGCAGGAACTGATCGACCTGACCGCGCGCGCCTGCGATGCCATCGGCATCGAAGGCTGGGGCCGGCTGGACGTGATGCAGGACGAGCAGGGCCGGTTCTGGCTGCTCGAAGTCAACACCGCACCCGGCATGACTGACCATAGCCTGGTGCCCATGGCGGCCCGCGCGGCCGGCCTGGACTTCCAGCAACTGGTGCTGGCGATCCTGGCCGAAAGCGTGGCGACGCGAGGTTAA
- the murC gene encoding UDP-N-acetylmuramate--L-alanine ligase — protein sequence MVESQKAMPQPKMGRINRIHFVGIGGVGMCGIAEVLLNLGYQVSGSDLKASPVTERLESFGAEIFVGHRAENAANADVLVVSSAINPANPEVATALERRIPVVPRAEMLAELMRYRHGVAVAGTHGKTTTTSLLASVFAAGGLDPTFVIGGRLTAAGTNAQLGTSRYLIAEADESDASFLHLQPMVAVVTNIDADHMATYEGDFNKLKKTFVEFLHNLPFYGLAVMCLDDPVVREILPQVKRPTVTYGFSEEADIRAINVRQQGMQTHFTVLRRDREPLEVSVNMPGNHNVLNALATIAIATDEGISDEAIVQGLSGFQGVGRRFQVYGELPVDGGSVMLVDDYGHHPTEVAAVIKAVRGGWPSRRLVIVYQPHRYSRTRDLYDDFVQVLGDANVLLLMEVYPAGEEPIPGADSRQLCHSIRQRGKLDPIYIERGAELAPLVKPLLRAGDILICQGAGDVGGLAPQLMKSPLFAGAKQEKSK from the coding sequence ATGGTTGAAAGCCAGAAAGCCATGCCCCAGCCGAAGATGGGCCGGATCAACCGCATCCATTTCGTCGGTATCGGCGGTGTGGGCATGTGCGGTATCGCTGAAGTGCTGCTGAACCTGGGCTACCAGGTGTCCGGTTCCGACCTAAAGGCGTCGCCGGTCACCGAGCGCCTGGAGTCGTTCGGTGCCGAAATCTTCGTCGGCCACCGTGCCGAGAACGCTGCCAATGCCGACGTGCTGGTAGTGTCCAGTGCGATCAACCCGGCCAACCCGGAAGTTGCCACTGCCCTGGAGCGTCGCATCCCGGTGGTGCCGCGGGCCGAGATGCTCGCCGAGCTGATGCGCTACCGGCATGGCGTGGCGGTTGCCGGTACCCACGGCAAGACCACCACCACCAGCCTGCTGGCTTCGGTGTTCGCCGCCGGTGGCCTGGACCCGACCTTCGTCATCGGTGGCCGGCTGACCGCCGCCGGCACCAACGCGCAGCTGGGCACCAGCCGTTACCTGATCGCCGAAGCTGACGAAAGCGATGCCAGCTTCCTGCACCTGCAGCCGATGGTTGCCGTGGTCACCAACATCGACGCCGACCACATGGCGACCTACGAAGGCGACTTCAACAAGCTGAAGAAGACCTTCGTCGAGTTCCTGCACAACCTGCCGTTCTACGGCCTGGCCGTGATGTGCCTGGACGACCCTGTCGTGCGCGAGATCCTGCCGCAGGTCAAGCGCCCGACCGTCACCTACGGTTTCAGCGAAGAAGCCGACATCCGTGCCATCAATGTGCGCCAGCAAGGCATGCAGACCCACTTCACCGTGCTGCGCCGCGACCGCGAGCCGCTTGAGGTGTCGGTGAACATGCCCGGCAACCACAACGTGCTCAACGCCTTGGCCACCATCGCCATCGCCACTGACGAAGGCATCAGCGACGAAGCCATCGTCCAGGGCCTGTCCGGTTTCCAGGGCGTTGGCCGACGCTTCCAGGTTTACGGCGAACTGCCTGTCGACGGCGGCAGCGTGATGCTGGTCGACGACTACGGTCACCACCCGACCGAAGTGGCCGCGGTGATCAAGGCCGTGCGCGGTGGCTGGCCAAGCCGCCGTCTGGTGATCGTCTACCAGCCGCACCGCTATAGCCGTACCCGCGACCTGTACGACGATTTCGTCCAGGTGCTGGGCGATGCCAACGTGCTGCTGCTGATGGAGGTGTACCCGGCCGGCGAAGAGCCGATCCCCGGTGCCGACAGCCGCCAGCTGTGCCACAGCATCCGCCAGCGCGGCAAGCTGGACCCGATCTACATCGAACGTGGTGCCGAGCTGGCGCCGCTGGTCAAGCCGCTGCTGCGCGCCGGCGACATCCTGATCTGCCAGGGTGCCGGTGACGTCGGCGGCCTGGCCCCGCAACTGATGAAAAGCCCGCTGTTCGCTGGCGCCAAGCAGGAGAAGTCGAAATGA
- the murG gene encoding undecaprenyldiphospho-muramoylpentapeptide beta-N-acetylglucosaminyltransferase translates to MAADGKNVLIMAGGTGGHVFPALACAREFQARGYTVHWLGTPRGIENELVPQAGLPLHLIQVSGLRGKGKLSLLKAPFTLVKAVLQARRIVRELKPVCVVGFGGYVTGPGGVAARLCGVPLVIHEQNARAGTTNRLLLPLAARVCEAFPATFDASDKLRTTGNPVRPELFMDAQRAPLAERRARLLVMGGSLGAEPLNKLLPKALSEVPANLRPEVFHQAGKHHAPATAERYREAGVEAQVEPFIKDMAHAYGWADIVVCRAGALTVSELAAAGLPSMLVPLPHAIDDHQTHNAQYLAREGAAFLMPQATTGAAQLAERLNEVLMQPEKLNTMAGTARRLAKPAATSTVVDICLEVAHG, encoded by the coding sequence ATGGCCGCTGACGGCAAGAACGTACTGATCATGGCCGGTGGTACTGGGGGGCACGTGTTCCCGGCCCTGGCCTGTGCCCGTGAATTCCAGGCGCGCGGTTATACCGTGCACTGGCTGGGCACCCCGCGCGGTATCGAGAACGAGCTGGTGCCGCAAGCTGGTCTGCCCTTGCACCTGATCCAGGTCAGCGGCCTGCGCGGCAAGGGCAAGCTCTCGTTGCTCAAGGCGCCGTTCACCCTGGTCAAGGCGGTGCTCCAGGCACGCCGTATCGTGCGCGAGCTCAAGCCCGTGTGCGTGGTCGGCTTCGGCGGCTATGTAACCGGCCCGGGCGGCGTTGCCGCACGGCTGTGCGGCGTGCCGTTGGTGATCCACGAGCAGAACGCCCGCGCCGGCACCACCAACCGGCTGCTGCTGCCGCTGGCTGCGCGTGTCTGCGAAGCCTTCCCGGCGACCTTCGATGCCAGCGACAAGCTGCGTACCACCGGCAACCCGGTGCGTCCGGAGCTGTTCATGGATGCCCAGCGGGCGCCCCTGGCCGAGCGCCGCGCGCGCCTGCTGGTGATGGGTGGCAGCCTGGGTGCGGAACCATTGAACAAATTGTTGCCTAAGGCCCTGTCCGAAGTGCCGGCGAACCTGCGCCCAGAGGTGTTTCACCAGGCCGGCAAGCACCACGCGCCGGCCACTGCCGAGCGTTACCGCGAGGCGGGTGTCGAGGCCCAGGTCGAACCGTTCATCAAGGACATGGCCCATGCCTACGGCTGGGCCGATATCGTGGTCTGCCGGGCCGGTGCCCTGACCGTCAGCGAGCTCGCGGCGGCGGGCCTGCCTTCGATGCTGGTGCCCTTGCCCCACGCAATCGACGACCACCAGACCCACAATGCCCAATATCTGGCCCGGGAAGGCGCTGCCTTCCTCATGCCACAAGCGACAACTGGCGCAGCGCAACTCGCTGAACGCCTGAACGAGGTGCTGATGCAACCCGAGAAACTCAACACCATGGCTGGCACCGCACGGCGCCTGGCCAAACCTGCTGCAACCAGCACCGTGGTCGATATCTGCCTGGAGGTGGCCCATGGTTGA
- the ftsW gene encoding putative lipid II flippase FtsW, which yields MIFGILKPYPSPLISGRGIDLDFAMLAGCLALLGLGLVMITSASSEVAAVQSGNPLYHMFRHLVYVFLGLVACGATMMVPIATWQRMGFMMLIGAFGLLVLVLVPGIGREVNGSMRWIGFSFFNVQPSEIAKVFVVIYLAGYLVRRQTEVRETWMGFFKPFIVLLPMAALLLMEPDFGATVVMMGAAAAMLFLGGVGLFRFSLMVVLAVVAVFVLVQAQPYRMARLITFTDPWSDQFGSGYQLTQALIAFGRGEWLGVGLGNSVQKQFYLPEAHTDFVFSVLAEELGVVGSLVTIALFVFVTIRALYIGLWAEKAKQFFAAYMAFGLSFLWIGQFLINIGVNVGLLPTKGLTLPFLSYGGSSLVICCACVGLLLRIEWESRTHLGSEEHEFKESDFAEETSHGR from the coding sequence ATGATCTTCGGCATCCTCAAGCCGTACCCGTCGCCGCTGATCAGTGGCCGTGGCATCGACCTCGACTTCGCCATGCTGGCCGGTTGCCTGGCGCTGCTCGGCCTGGGCCTGGTGATGATCACCTCGGCATCCTCGGAAGTGGCCGCGGTGCAGTCCGGCAACCCGCTGTATCACATGTTCCGCCACCTGGTGTACGTGTTCCTTGGCCTGGTCGCCTGTGGCGCAACCATGATGGTGCCGATCGCCACCTGGCAGCGCATGGGCTTCATGATGCTGATCGGTGCCTTCGGCCTGCTGGTGCTGGTGCTGGTGCCGGGGATCGGGCGCGAAGTGAACGGTTCGATGCGCTGGATCGGCTTCAGCTTCTTCAACGTCCAGCCTTCGGAAATCGCCAAGGTCTTCGTGGTCATCTACCTGGCCGGTTACCTGGTACGTCGGCAGACCGAGGTGCGCGAAACCTGGATGGGCTTCTTCAAGCCGTTCATCGTGCTGTTGCCGATGGCCGCCCTGCTGCTGATGGAGCCGGACTTCGGCGCCACCGTGGTAATGATGGGGGCCGCTGCCGCCATGCTGTTCCTCGGCGGGGTGGGGCTGTTCCGCTTCAGCCTGATGGTGGTGCTGGCGGTGGTCGCGGTGTTCGTGCTGGTGCAGGCGCAGCCTTACCGGATGGCCCGTCTGATTACCTTCACCGACCCGTGGTCCGACCAGTTCGGCTCCGGCTACCAGCTGACCCAGGCGTTGATCGCCTTTGGCCGTGGCGAGTGGCTGGGCGTTGGGCTGGGCAATAGCGTGCAGAAGCAGTTCTACCTGCCCGAAGCGCACACCGACTTCGTGTTCTCGGTGCTGGCCGAAGAGCTGGGCGTGGTCGGTTCGCTGGTGACCATCGCGCTGTTCGTGTTCGTCACCATCCGCGCCTTGTACATCGGCCTGTGGGCGGAGAAGGCCAAGCAGTTCTTCGCTGCCTACATGGCATTCGGCCTGTCGTTCCTGTGGATCGGCCAGTTCCTGATCAACATCGGCGTGAACGTCGGCCTGCTGCCGACCAAGGGGCTGACCCTGCCGTTCCTCAGCTACGGCGGTTCATCGCTGGTGATCTGCTGTGCCTGTGTGGGGCTGTTGCTGCGCATCGAATGGGAGAGTCGCACGCACCTGGGCAGCGAGGAACACGAATTCAAAGAGAGCGATTTTGCCGAGGAGACCAGTCATGGCCGCTGA
- the murD gene encoding UDP-N-acetylmuramoyl-L-alanine--D-glutamate ligase, whose amino-acid sequence MSLIASDQFRIVVGLGKSGMSLVRFLANRGIAFAVADTREQPPELETLRRDYPQVEVRCGELDVDFLCRANELYVSPGLALATPALQQAAARGVQLSGDIELFARHAKAPIVAISGSNAKSTVTTLVGEMAAKAGKRVAVGGNLGTPALDLLSDDVELYVLELSSFQLETTDQLNAEVATVLNISEDHMDRYSGLPAYHLAKHRIFRGARQVVVNRQDALSRPLPVEGRPCFTFGLNQPDFKAFGLREVDGEKYLAYEFQTLMPVRELKIRGAHNQSNALAALALGHAAGLPFAPMLEALREFKGLAHRCQWIRERNAVNWYDDSKATNVGAALAAIEGLGADIDGKLVLIAGGDGKGADFAALREPVKRFCRAVVLLGRDAERLAEALGDDVPLVRVKTLDDAVQRCAELAVAGDAVLLSPACASLDMFKNFEERGRLFAQAAGGLA is encoded by the coding sequence GTGTCATTGATCGCTTCCGACCAATTCCGCATCGTTGTCGGCCTCGGCAAGAGCGGCATGTCCCTGGTTCGCTTCCTGGCGAACCGGGGCATTGCCTTTGCGGTCGCCGACACCCGCGAGCAACCGCCGGAACTGGAAACCCTGCGCCGTGATTACCCGCAGGTGGAAGTGCGCTGTGGCGAGCTGGACGTGGACTTCCTGTGCCGCGCCAACGAGCTGTACGTGAGCCCGGGCCTGGCCCTGGCCACTCCGGCCTTGCAGCAGGCGGCGGCGCGTGGCGTGCAACTGTCCGGTGACATCGAACTGTTCGCCCGCCATGCCAAGGCACCGATCGTGGCGATCAGCGGCTCCAACGCGAAAAGCACCGTCACCACCCTGGTCGGCGAAATGGCCGCCAAGGCCGGCAAGCGCGTGGCCGTGGGTGGCAACCTGGGCACCCCGGCGCTGGATCTGCTGAGCGACGACGTCGAGCTGTATGTGCTGGAGCTGTCCAGCTTCCAGCTGGAAACCACCGACCAGCTCAACGCCGAAGTCGCCACCGTGCTGAACATCAGCGAAGACCACATGGACCGCTACAGCGGCCTGCCGGCCTACCACCTGGCCAAGCACCGGATCTTCCGCGGTGCCCGCCAGGTGGTGGTCAACCGCCAGGATGCCTTGAGCCGGCCATTGCCGGTGGAAGGTCGCCCGTGCTTCACCTTTGGCCTCAACCAGCCGGACTTCAAGGCTTTCGGCCTGCGTGAAGTCGACGGTGAGAAGTACCTGGCGTACGAATTCCAGACGCTGATGCCGGTGCGTGAGCTGAAGATTCGTGGTGCCCACAACCAGAGCAACGCCCTGGCGGCCCTGGCCCTCGGCCATGCCGCCGGCCTGCCGTTCGCGCCGATGCTCGAAGCGCTGCGTGAGTTCAAGGGCCTGGCGCATCGCTGCCAGTGGATCCGTGAGCGCAACGCCGTCAACTGGTACGACGATTCCAAGGCCACCAACGTCGGCGCCGCACTGGCGGCGATCGAAGGCCTGGGGGCGGACATAGACGGCAAGCTGGTGCTGATCGCCGGTGGCGACGGCAAGGGCGCCGATTTCGCTGCCCTGCGCGAGCCGGTCAAACGCTTCTGCCGCGCCGTGGTGCTGCTCGGCCGTGATGCCGAACGCCTGGCCGAGGCCCTGGGCGATGACGTGCCGCTGGTACGGGTCAAGACCCTGGACGACGCCGTGCAGCGATGCGCCGAGCTGGCCGTGGCGGGCGATGCGGTGCTGCTGTCGCCGGCCTGCGCCAGCCTCGACATGTTCAAGAACTTTGAAGAACGCGGGCGGCTGTTCGCCCAGGCGGCGGGAGGGCTGGCATGA
- the mraY gene encoding phospho-N-acetylmuramoyl-pentapeptide-transferase, with the protein MLLLLAEYLQQFHKGFAVFQYLSLRGILGVLTALSLALWLGPWMIRTLQIRQIGQAVRNDGPQSHLSKSGTPTMGGALILSAIGVSTLLWADLSNRYVWTVLIVTLLFGAIGWVDDYRKVIEKNSRGLPSRWKYFWQSVFGLGAAVFLYMTAPTSVETTLIVPFLKDVTIPLGIGFIVLTYFVIVGSSNAVNLTDGLDGLAIMPTVMVGGALGIFCYLSGNVKFAEYLLIPYVPGSGELIVFCGALIGAGLGFLWFNTYPAQVFMGDVGALALGAALGTIAVIVRQEIVLFIMGGIFVMETLSVVIQVASFKLTGKRVFRMAPIHHHFELKGWPEPRVIVRFWIITVILVLIGLATLKLR; encoded by the coding sequence ATGCTGCTGCTGTTGGCCGAGTATCTGCAACAGTTCCACAAGGGCTTCGCGGTCTTCCAGTACCTGTCCCTGCGCGGGATTCTGGGTGTACTGACCGCGTTGTCGCTGGCGCTGTGGCTGGGGCCGTGGATGATCCGTACCCTGCAGATTCGCCAGATTGGTCAGGCCGTGCGTAACGACGGCCCGCAATCGCACCTGTCCAAGTCCGGCACCCCGACCATGGGTGGCGCACTGATCCTGTCTGCCATTGGCGTCAGCACACTGCTGTGGGCCGACCTGTCCAACCGCTACGTCTGGACCGTGCTGATCGTCACCCTGCTGTTCGGGGCCATCGGCTGGGTCGACGACTACCGCAAGGTGATCGAAAAGAACTCTCGGGGCCTGCCGAGCCGCTGGAAGTACTTCTGGCAGTCGGTGTTCGGCCTGGGCGCGGCCGTGTTCCTGTACATGACCGCACCGACCAGCGTCGAAACCACCCTGATCGTGCCGTTCCTCAAGGACGTCACCATCCCGCTGGGTATCGGCTTCATAGTCCTGACCTATTTCGTCATCGTCGGCTCCAGTAACGCGGTCAACCTGACCGACGGCCTCGATGGCCTGGCGATCATGCCAACCGTGATGGTCGGCGGAGCGCTGGGTATCTTCTGCTACCTGTCGGGTAACGTGAAGTTCGCCGAATACCTGCTGATCCCTTACGTGCCGGGCTCGGGTGAGCTGATCGTGTTCTGCGGCGCGCTGATCGGTGCCGGCCTGGGCTTCCTGTGGTTCAACACCTATCCGGCCCAGGTGTTCATGGGTGACGTCGGCGCGCTGGCGCTGGGCGCCGCCCTGGGCACCATCGCCGTGATCGTGCGCCAGGAAATCGTGCTGTTCATCATGGGCGGCATCTTCGTGATGGAAACCCTGTCGGTGGTGATCCAGGTCGCCTCGTTCAAGCTCACCGGCAAGCGCGTGTTCCGCATGGCGCCGATTCACCACCACTTTGAACTCAAGGGCTGGCCTGAGCCACGCGTGATCGTCCGCTTCTGGATCATCACCGTGATTCTGGTACTGATCGGCCTGGCAACCCTGAAACTGAGGTAG
- the murF gene encoding UDP-N-acetylmuramoyl-tripeptide--D-alanyl-D-alanine ligase, translating into MLKPMTLSQLTGALNARLVNADASFSGVSIDSRSVTAGQLFVALTGPRFDGHDYLTDVKAKGAVAALVEREIADVDLPQLLVADCRVALGQLGALNRAAFDKPVVAITGSSGKTTVKEMLASILRTRGLVHATRGNLNNDLGAPLTLLEIAPEHSAAVIELGASRIGEIRYTVGLTRPQVVIINNAGTAHVGEFGGPEKIVEAKGEILEGLGEGGTAILNLADKAFEIWRKRAGKHRIFSFALDNPQADFHASDIGRDARGCPSFTLHGPDGSVPVQLNLLGTHNVSNALAAAAAAHAVGLSLSGIAAGLNAVQPVKGRTVAQIAPSGVRVIDDSYNANPTSMCAAIDILAGFSGRTVLVLGDIGELGQWAEEGHRQVGDYARGKVDAVYATGSNMIHAVKAFGANGRHFATQAELIDAVRGETASDTTILIKGSRSAAMENVVAALCGASGEKH; encoded by the coding sequence ATGCTTAAGCCCATGACCCTCAGCCAACTGACCGGCGCCTTGAATGCGCGCCTGGTCAACGCCGACGCCAGCTTCAGCGGGGTCAGCATCGACAGCCGCAGCGTCACCGCCGGTCAGTTGTTCGTTGCGCTGACCGGGCCGCGCTTCGATGGCCATGACTACCTCACCGACGTGAAGGCCAAGGGTGCCGTTGCTGCGCTGGTCGAGCGTGAAATCGCCGATGTCGATCTGCCGCAACTGCTGGTCGCCGACTGCCGTGTCGCACTGGGCCAGCTGGGTGCGCTGAACCGCGCCGCCTTCGACAAGCCAGTGGTCGCCATCACCGGTTCCAGCGGCAAGACCACGGTCAAGGAGATGCTTGCCAGCATCCTGCGCACCCGTGGCCTGGTGCATGCCACCCGCGGCAACCTGAACAATGACCTCGGTGCTCCGCTGACCTTGCTGGAAATCGCCCCGGAGCACAGCGCTGCGGTGATCGAGCTGGGCGCCTCGCGCATCGGCGAGATCCGCTACACCGTCGGCCTCACCCGGCCTCAGGTGGTGATCATCAATAACGCCGGCACCGCCCATGTGGGCGAGTTCGGAGGCCCGGAGAAGATCGTCGAAGCCAAGGGCGAGATCCTCGAAGGCCTGGGCGAGGGCGGCACCGCCATCCTCAACCTGGCCGACAAGGCGTTCGAGATCTGGCGCAAGCGCGCTGGCAAACACCGCATCTTCAGCTTTGCCCTGGACAACCCGCAGGCCGACTTCCATGCCAGCGACATTGGCCGTGATGCCCGTGGCTGCCCATCCTTCACCCTGCACGGCCCTGATGGCAGTGTGCCGGTGCAACTGAACCTGCTGGGCACCCACAACGTCAGCAACGCCCTGGCCGCTGCCGCCGCTGCCCATGCCGTTGGTCTGAGCCTGAGTGGCATCGCCGCCGGCCTCAACGCCGTGCAACCGGTCAAGGGCCGCACCGTGGCGCAAATCGCCCCGAGTGGTGTGCGGGTTATCGACGACAGCTACAACGCAAATCCCACCTCCATGTGTGCGGCCATTGATATACTCGCCGGCTTTTCCGGGCGCACCGTTCTGGTGCTTGGAGATATCGGCGAACTGGGCCAGTGGGCGGAAGAAGGCCACCGGCAGGTGGGTGACTACGCACGTGGCAAGGTTGACGCCGTGTATGCAACGGGTTCCAACATGATTCATGCGGTCAAGGCGTTCGGCGCCAATGGCCGTCATTTCGCTACTCAAGCTGAGCTGATCGACGCCGTTCGCGGCGAGACTGCCAGCGACACCACTATCTTGATCAAGGGATCGCGCAGCGCTGCGATGGAAAACGTCGTGGCTGCACTGTGCGGTGCCAGCGGGGAGAAACATTAA